One region of Salvelinus namaycush isolate Seneca chromosome 3, SaNama_1.0, whole genome shotgun sequence genomic DNA includes:
- the LOC120040543 gene encoding histone-lysine N-methyltransferase SETD1A-like isoform X2, protein MDPDSEPDTQRALSLQWKSYKLVQDPAIRRVNNKIYRYDGVHFSVPDSGFPPVGDLRDPRPRRIWSRHTEMALPVPKFKLDEFYVGPIPLKEVTFARLNDNIKEPFLAEMCAKFGEVEEMEILFHPKTRKHLGLARVLFTSTRGAKDTVKHLHNTSVMGNIIHAQLDIKGQQRQKYYDLIVSGSYTPQTVPTGGKALTERFQPPAPTQPDTSSDIRRRLSSEIAGLAVGLAAGVPALTPGSTTPCSVDTGFSEQRLDTTPSSMGGPYTPGSSASSQGGGTPYTPRSVSQDSGYAVARQVGYSAGPLTSGYPPQDMLPSSSCSSTVSSSVGAYKAPRYSEDPHAPPQDPYQRCRPTYPPTGPFRPNEPPLYPTYPNTGGAGQHMAHHPAMPPPPLAPQYEQPPLADRDRERDRERDRDSGGRYGASGIGSRRSSYQEVNSSSKYSHHSHHSERERGYRRDSLGSREHGRHRNHHSHNHSSSSSSSSSSSRRRSSHDRDSRERDRDSDYSNSSDPRFNSNSHRSSSNSLSPPPSAYPSYSSSKDQPPPHNPSVSSRLEPSSVYRAQPSGAGSGERGSVSDKDPRSHHTPLPPPPPPPLPPASVIAAAVAETLSTLDFGQESPVREETWTKPKRQPTTPPPPPQHPSTPPSSPPHSSIASSSTSPSSTSLPHHLPSSTSLSPPPQRDSSSPEPDSTNESLPFVYHSSSLDSRIEMLLKEQKAKFSFLPSDEDEEEDRKDERQREKVAAAGEGGAGKGGAAGEGRSNKQREQDGEKDRRRRQGGDGGGQQRRKGERDRDGRRGRKQRTGGEGRKSPTVVAQATPSSSSTFSPRVPTTDDHTSLHGTGPLQEETAQPEPIDPRTRQGAQTPPYNGKSQSSPHSSGEDMEISDEDEEHTITAVTTHHATPSSVSSPSSSQAPLPSQTDPSASPTDPTQHFGTSMPAPPIPSYPPHLPPPGFSLQPPPPPCIPPPLGHMELHSEYPPPMPPHMYDYASSMELMNQYSGGAPMSFQMQTQMLSRLHQLRMSSNGTAAPGDAPPSDYYHSMPPPPHTHHPYMDQEGGGYEQDQHYMPSHMPYAYPGPSQMPHHHAIPPPHTGWAPHVLPEHYAYHTPPPYGTMPPVGGEAQYGAEGDPQMPLLTENPHEATVQLVLATLIQEMKSIMQRDLNRKMVENIAFGTFDEWWERKETKAKPFQTMVRGVAAVRDEDKKEENKASSKPREPLMSLVDWAKSGGMEGFSLRGALRLPSFKVKRKEPLELAEVGEMKRPKTPPEDDDEGELFINDPLLWESLWGFVTDCLCVSYVCSPSLSFSPPDSYHDKGLEGRMADGEGHRAERNSRRRKKKMRSRKPWDLDSEGEETSDGSSSDKEDEEGSDKGSEDEALSADSDDESLSSSTESSSSSTSSSSSSSEDEEEGEQAGSGLDTMDESTMDSTALDTEKGDDREKSAAAVPKAPLSAEIKAEIAASKKDSSTLSSNARPPAPRPSSPIVIVPPLKKRRKTVSFSTRESDYKPHLPMVPLSPPPSTASPLLSHMKSHLPDSIFIASTPGTTPSKTLSLLPFASKPGEGNALSPSPVLTVPSPVRPEDSKKSPVPLVSPPITPTKSPNKRGASPKSPAPVWVCRTVQNLPLDHASMVKMVFEEAPPPVTKGRGRGRPRTVSLSTPTPLPSFHTLREEEEEEGLQRLRLSEQLGASSLLQLGSAPTADLSVLADVALKLDPDAGDSEETETSDEAEEQKMEEEILLSPKALPLVMDPQGLSALQEHNYSKAPFHLIPAQKRSVSKQEPGVLLPADFNHHAISGVLEAPEEVIGEPLPSREKHQGECLSGMGLLCEDGDMAKAFVLTPLTPSAKRKGMAARESELEEMGKEKNKKRRRKDKENLELQQTKKQKEHQTKKQKRKLEEVDLEEDVDVEQLEPGELSNTEDEEDEEWDDVRKSERLFLQEAGLTSSQRWPKPIPAPEPVTFDQRSEFEQMTILYDIWNSGLDMEDMTLLKTTYEKLLQDDHSTDWLNDTHWVHHTVTNIPNPRRKKKSADGQLREHVTGCARSEGYYAISRKEKDVYLDLELPEQALLEAADYDASGSNRLLSERRSEQRRLLSAIGIPAVMDSDLLKLNQLKFRKKKLRFGRSRIHEWGLFTMEPIAADEMVIEYVGQNIRQMVADNREKRYAQQGIGSSYLFRVDHDTIIDATKLGNLARFINHCCTPNCYAKVITIESQKKIVIYSKQAIGMNEEITYDYKFPLEENKIPCLCGTENCRGTLN, encoded by the exons ATGGATCCAGACAGTGAGCCGGATACACAACGAGCTCTCAGTTTGCAATGGAAGAGCTATAAGCTCGTCCAAGACCCAGCCATCCGGAGGGTTAACAACAAAATATACCGATATGATGGGGTGCATTTCAGTGTGCCG GACTCGGGGTTCCCCCCAGTGGGAGATTTGCGGGACCCTCGACCTCGTAGAATCTGGTCCAGGCACACAGAGATGGCCCTGCCAGTACCCAAGTTCAAA CTGGATGAGTTCTACGTGGGCCCCATTCCCCTCAAGGAGGTGACCTTCGCTCGCCTCAATGACAACATCAAGGAACCCTTCCTGGCTGAGATGTGCGCAAAGtttggagaggtggaggagatggAGATATTGTTTCACCCCAAGACCCGTAAGCACCTGGGCCTGGCCCGCGTGCTCTTCACCAGCACCAGGGGGGCGAAGGACACGGTCAAACACCTGCACAACACCTCCGTCATGGGTAACATCATTCACGCTCAGCTGGACATCAAAG GCCAGCAGAGGCAGAAGTATTATGACCTGATAGTGAGTGGCTCCTACACGCCCCAGACTGTGCCCACAGGAGGCAAGGCCCTGACAGAGCGGTTCCAGCCCCCAGCGCCAACACAACCAGACACG tcGTCAGATATCAGGCGGAGACTGTCCTCTGAGATAGCTGGCCTGGCTGTGGGCTTGGCTGCAGGGGTACCGGCTCTCACCCCTGGGAGCACCACCCCCTGCTCTGTGGACACAGGCTTCAGTGAGCAGCGTCTAGACACGACCCCCTCCTCCATGGGGGGGCCCTACACCCCAGGCTCCTCCGCTTCCTCGCAGGGAGGAGGAACGCCCTACACCCCTCGCTCTGTCTCACAGGACTCGGGCTACGCTGTTGCCAG ACAAGTTGGATACAGTGCTGGCCCATTGACCAGTGGCTACCCTCCCCAGGACAtgcttccctcctcctcctgctcctctacCGTCTCCTCCTCAGTCGGGGCATACAAAGCTCCCCGGTACTCGGAGGACCCCCATGCACCCCCTCAAGACCCCTACCAAAGGTGTCGCCCCACATACCCCCCTACCGGCCCTTTCCGTCCTAACGAGCCCCCGCTCTACCCCACATACCCAAACACTGGAGGGGCTGGACAGCACATGGCACACCACCCTGCAATGCCTCCCCCACCTCTTGCACCCCAGTACGAGCAGCCTCCTCTGGCAGaccgggacagagagagggacagagagcggGACAGGGACTCAGGAGGGCGGTACGGTGCCAGTGGGATTGGCTCTAGAAGGTCATCTTACCAGGAGGTCAACTCTTCCTCCAAGTATTCCCACCACTCGCATCactcagagagggagaggggctaCAGACGGGACAGCCTGGGCTCCAGAGAACACGGCAGACACCGTAACCACCACTCACACAatcacagcagcagtagtagtagtagtagtagcagcagccgGCGACGGAGCAGCCACGACCGAGACagcagggagagggacagagacagcgACTACTCAAACAGCTCCGACCCCAGATTCAACTCCAACTCCCACCGCTCCTCCTCCAACAGCCTGTCCCCGCCTCCATCTGCCTacccctcctactcctcctccaaAGACCAACCCCCTCCCCACAACCCCTCTGTCTCCTCCCGCCTAGAGCCCTCCTCAGTGTATCGTGCCCAGCCTAGTGGTGCTGGTTCTGGGGAGAGGGGGTCTGTGTCTGACAAGGACCCCCGATCCCACCACACCCCTCTGCCgccccctccaccacctcccctcccccctgCCTCTGTGATAGCGGCGGCTGTAGCAGAGACGCTCAGCACTCTTGACTTTGGCCAGGAGAGCCCAGTCAGAGAGGAGACGTGGACCAAGCCCAAACGCCAgcccaccaccccacctccccctcctcagcatccctccacccctccctcttctccacccCACTCCTCCATCGCTTCCTCCTCCACTtcaccctcctccacctccctcccacaccatctcccctcctctactTCCCTCTCCCCACCCCCCCAGCGAGACTCCTCCTCCCCGGAGCCAGATTCCACCAATGAGAGCCTGCCATTTGTCTACCACAGCAGCAGCTTAGACTCTCGTATTGAGATGCTCCTGAAAGAGCAGAAAGCTAAGTTCTCCTTCCTGCCCTCCGatgaagatgaggaagaggacaggaaggacgaaaggcagagagagaaggtggcagcagcaggagagggaggagcagGGAAGGGAGGAGCAGCAGGCGAGGGCAGGAGCAATAAGCAGAGGGAGCAGGATGGGGAGAAAGACAGGCGGAGGAGACAAGGAGGAGATGGTGGAGGCCAgcagaggaggaaaggagagagggatagagacggccgtagagggaggaagcagagaacggggggagaggggaggaagagtcCCACTGTAGTAGCACAagctaccccctcctcctcctccaccttctcACCCCGCGTCCCCACCACAGATGACCATACTAGTCTCCATGGAACAGGACCTCTGCAGGAGGAGACAGCCCAACCTGAGCCTATTGATCCAAGGACCAGACAAGGGGCACAGACACCCCCCTACAACGGAAAGAGTCAG TCATCCCCTCATTCCTCTGGGGAAGACATGGAGATCTCCGACGAGGATGAAGAACACACCATTACAGCAGTGACCACCCACCACGCCACTCCTTCCTCCGTCTCTTCTCCATCTTCATCCCAGGCCCCCCTGCCCTCCCAGACAGACCCCTCTGCCTCCCCCACTGACCCCACACAGCACTTTGGCACGTCCATGCCTGCTCCACCCATCCCCTCTTACCcccctcacctccctcccccGGGCTTTTCCCTGcagccccctccacccccctgCATCCCCCCACCGCTGGGCCACATGGAGCTGCACTCTGAGTACCCTCCTCCCATGCCCCCACACATGTATGACTATGCCAGCAGTATGGAGCTTATGAACCAGTACAGTGGCGGAGCCCCCATGTCCTTCCAGATGCAGACCCAGATGCTGAGTCGGCTGCACCAGCTGAGGATGTCCTCTAATGGCACCGCTGCCCCTGGCGACGCCCCCCCTTCAGACTACTACCACTCCAtgccccctcccccacacacccACCACCCCTACATGGACCAAGAAGGGGGTGGCTATGAGCAGGACCAGCACTACATGCCCTCCCACATGCCCTACGCCTACCCTGGCCCCTCTCAGATGCCCCACCACCACGCCATCCCCCCTCCACACACGGGCTGGGCCCCGCATGTCTTACCCGAACACTACGCGTACCACACccctccgccctatgggactatgCCTCCTGTGGGGGGAGAGGCCCAGTACGGGGCGGAGGGGGACCCCCAAATGCCCCTGCTAACAGAGAACCCCCACGAGGCCACAGTGCAGCTGGTGCTGGCCACCCTCATCCAGGAGATGAAGAGCATCATGCAGAGGGACCTCAACCGCAAGATGGTGGAGAACATCGCCTTTGGAACCTTTGACGAGTGGTGGGAGCGCAAGGAGACCAAAGCCAAG CCGTTCCAGACCATGGTTCGGGGTGTGGCTGCAGTGAGGGACGAGGACAAGAAGGAGGAGAACAAGGCCAGCAGCAAGCCCCGGGAGCCCCTCATGTCTCTGGTGGACTGGGCCAAGAGTGGAGGAATGGAAGGCTTCTCACTGAGAGGGGCGCTACGACTTCCCTCATTCAAG GTGAAGAGGAAAGAACCTCTGGAGCTAGCAGAGGTAGGAGAGATGAAGAGACCCAAGACACCACCAGAGGATGACGACGAAGGTGAGCTTTTCATCAATGACCCCCTCCTTTGGGAATCCCTTTGGGGATTTGTCACCGACTGTCTTTGTGTTTCCTATGTTTGctcaccttctctctccttctcccccccagACTCGTACCATGACAAGGGTCTAGAGGGAAGAATGGCAGATGGGGAGGGCCACAGGGCTGAGAGGAACAGCAGGCggaggaagaagaagatgagAAGTCGGAAACCTTGGGACCTGGACAGCGAAGGAGAAGAGACTTCTGACGGTTCTTCTTCAGATAag GAGGACGAGGAGGGAAGTGACAAGGGGTCAGAAG ATGAGGCCTTGAGTGCGGACAGCGATGATGAGAGCCTCTCCTCATCCACAGAGAGTTCTTCCTCCTCaacatcatcatcctcctcttcctctgaagACGAGGAGGAAGGAGAGCAGGCCGGCAGTGGACTGGACACCATGGATGAGTCTACGATGGACAGCACAGCTCTGGATACAGAGAAGGGGGATGACCG AGAAAAGTCTGCAGCTGCTGTTCCAAAAGCACCGCTCAGCGCCGAGATCAAAGCTG AAATTGCTGCCAGCAAGAAGGATTCATCAACACTCAGCTCAAACGCTCGTCCTCCAGCCCCCCGCCCCTCCTCCCCAATTGTCATTGTGCCTCCTCTCAAGAAGCGAAGGAAGACCGTCTCGTTCTCTACCAGGGAGAGCGACTACAAACCCCACCTTCCAATGGTCCCCTTGTCCCCACCTCCCTCCACTGCCTCTCCTCTCTTGTCCCACATGAAATCTCACCTTCCAGACTCCATTTTCATCGCCTCCACACCTGGAACCACCCCCTCCAAGACTCTCTCACTCCTCCCCTTTGCCTCCAAACCAGGCGAAGGCaatgccctctctccctcccctgttctcactgttccctCGCCTGTACGCCCAGAAGACTCAAAAAAGAGCCCTGTCCCTCTGGTGTCCCCCCCAATCACCCCCACCAAGTCCCCCAACAAACGGGGGGCCTCCCCCAAATCTCCCGCTCCAGTGTGGGTGTGTCGCACCGTGCAGAACCTCCCCCTGGACCACGCCTCCATGGTCAAGATGGTCTTCGAGGAGGCCCCGCCCCCTGTCACAAAGGGCCGGGGCAGGGGACGCCCCAGAACTGTCAGCCTGTCgacccccacccctctcccctccttccacaccctcagagaggaggaggaagaggaaggactgCAGAGGCTGAGACTCAGTGAGCAGCTGGGAGCATCCAGCCTGCTACAGCTGGGTTCGGCCCCCACGGCTGATCTGTCTGTCCTGGCTGATGTGGCCCTGAAGCTGGACCCAGACGCTGGAGACTCAGAGGAGACGGAGACGTCAGACGAGGCAGAGGAGcaaaagatggaggaggagattCTCCTCTCTCCCAAAGCCCTCCCCCTGGTTATGGACCCACAGGGACTGTCTGCCCTGCAGGAACACAACTATTCCAAAGCCCCCTTCCACCTCATCCCTGCCCAAAAGAGGAGTGTCTCCAAACAGGAGCCTGGGGTGCTCCTCCCTGCAGACTTCAACCATCACGCCATCTCTGGGGTGCTGGAAGCTCCTGAGGAGGTCATAGGGGAACCCCTGCCCTCTAGGGAGAAACACCAGGGTGAGTGTCTGTCTGGCATGGGGCTGCTGTGTGAGGATGGAGACATGGCCAAGGCCTTTGTGCTGACACCTCTCACCCCATCAGCCAAGAGGAAGGGAATGGCGGCGAGGGAGAGCGAACTGGAGGAGATGGGGAAAGAGAAGaacaagaagaggaggaggaaagataAGGAAAATCTGGAGTTGCAGCAAACGAAAAAGCAGAAGGAACACCAGACCAAGAAACAGAAGAGGAAACTAGAG GAGGTGGACCTGGAGGAGGATGTGGACGTGGAGCAGCTGGAGCCGGGTGAGCTGTCTAACACAGAGGACGAGGAAGATGAAGAGTGGGATGATGTGAGGAAGAGCGAGCGCCTCTTCCTCCAGGAGGCCGGGTTGACTTCGTCGCAGCGTTGGCCCAAGCCCATCCCTGCCCCGGAGCCCGTCACGTTTGACCAGCGCAGCGAGTTTGAGCAGATGACCATCCTGTATGACATCTGGAACTCTGGTCTAGACATGGAGGACATGACGCTGCTGAAGACGACCTACGAGAAGCTGCTGCAGGACGACCACAGCACCGACTGGCTCAACGACACACACTGGGTCCACCACACTG TTACCAACATCCCCAACCCGCGGCGTAAGAAGAAGAGTGCAGACGGGCAGCTGCGGGAGCACGTGACAGGCTGTGCCAGGAGCGAGGGCTACTACGCCATCAGCAGGAAGGAGAAGGATGTCTACCTGGATCTGGAACTGCCTGAGCAGGCCCTACTGGAGGCTGCCGACTACGACGCCTCG GGCTCAAACCGGCTGCTGTCAGAGAGACGGTCGGAGCAGCGCCGCCTCCTCAGTGCCATAGGCATCCCTGCAGTCATGGACTCTGACCTGCTCAAACTCAATCAGCTCAAG TTCCGTAAGAAGAAGCTTCGATTTGGCCGCAGTAGGATCCATGAATGGGGCCTGTTCACCATGGAACCCATTGCTGCTGACGAGATGGTCATTGAGTATGTGGGCCAGAATATCAGACAG ATGGTGGCTGACAACAGAGAGAAGCGTTATGCCCAGCAGGGCATTGGGAGCAGCTACCTGTTCAGAGTGGACCACGACACCATCATTGATGCTACCAAGTTAGGCAACCTGGCACGCTTCATCAACCACTGCTGCACT CCTAACTGCTATGCAAAGGTGATCACCATAGAATCCCAGAAGAAGATCGTGATCTACTCCAAGCAGGCCATTGGCATGAATGAAGAGATTACCTACGACTACAAGTTCCCTCTAGAGGAAAATAAGATTCCCTGTCTGTGTGGAACAGAGAACTGCCGTGGGACGCTCAACTAG